In Hymenobacter gelipurpurascens, one DNA window encodes the following:
- a CDS encoding pyridoxal phosphate-dependent aminotransferase, protein MQELISLASGYGTFPVPSEAAEAAIRVIQAGPLPVSPAGGLAELREALAQQYQRPGTASAVSAEQVVVTPGAKSALFALFSVLLRPGDEVLLPTPNWFGFSQLIERAGGQVRHLPLAAEDNYALDPARLEAAITPSTRILLLSNPNNPTGRVYTRAELAAVLEVTSRFPDLYVVSDEIYNLITFGPEPVPSLLDFPDPQERHLVVNGYSKSLALIGWGVGYLVAPAAVAAACTAWQFATSVAVPAPNQYAALAATLGTSGIAAGLLEQLRPTRPVLLAGLASIPKVPATQPEGTYYAFPDFRAYLNATLPPAKAAAELTARFRQAGVEVVDGTSCGAPGFMRISYAVPEPLLQEAVGRIRRALES, encoded by the coding sequence ATGCAGGAGTTGATTAGCCTAGCCTCAGGCTATGGCACCTTCCCGGTTCCTTCTGAAGCGGCGGAAGCCGCAATCCGTGTTATTCAGGCGGGGCCGTTGCCTGTTAGTCCGGCAGGTGGCCTAGCGGAACTTCGTGAGGCCTTGGCGCAACAGTACCAGCGGCCAGGCACCGCGTCTGCTGTATCTGCTGAACAAGTAGTTGTAACGCCAGGCGCGAAATCAGCTTTGTTTGCGTTGTTCAGCGTTTTGTTGCGCCCCGGCGATGAAGTGCTGCTGCCAACGCCTAACTGGTTTGGCTTTTCGCAGCTCATTGAGCGCGCCGGAGGGCAAGTCAGGCACTTACCTCTTGCTGCGGAAGACAACTACGCACTAGACCCTGCCCGGTTGGAGGCAGCCATCACGCCGAGCACGCGCATCCTGCTCCTCTCGAACCCCAACAACCCCACCGGCCGGGTGTATACCCGGGCCGAGCTAGCGGCAGTGCTGGAAGTAACCAGTCGCTTTCCAGACCTTTATGTGGTGTCGGATGAGATTTACAACCTCATCACGTTTGGTCCTGAGCCGGTGCCGTCGCTGCTGGACTTTCCAGATCCGCAGGAGCGGCACCTGGTAGTTAATGGCTACTCGAAATCCTTGGCGCTTATTGGCTGGGGCGTGGGCTACCTGGTGGCCCCGGCGGCAGTAGCAGCGGCCTGCACGGCTTGGCAATTTGCTACCAGCGTGGCCGTTCCAGCCCCCAATCAGTACGCAGCGCTGGCCGCCACTTTGGGCACTTCTGGTATTGCAGCGGGCCTGCTGGAGCAGTTGCGGCCCACGCGGCCGGTGCTGCTGGCTGGCTTGGCCTCTATCCCGAAGGTGCCCGCCACGCAGCCGGAAGGCACTTACTACGCCTTCCCCGACTTCCGTGCGTACCTCAATGCCACACTACCTCCGGCTAAAGCTGCGGCTGAGCTTACTGCCCGTTTTCGGCAGGCCGGAGTAGAGGTGGTAGATGGCACCAGCTGTGGAGCACCGGGCTTCATGCGGATTTCTTATGCCGTGCCGGAACCCTTGCTGCAGGAGGCAGTGGGCCGCATACGTCGCGCATTGGAAAGCTGA
- the egtD gene encoding L-histidine N(alpha)-methyltransferase — protein sequence MTSLLATVPAASDSAAPAAATSSLANHVREGLRKPFKTLSSMYFYDDEGSRLFQAIMALPEYYPTRTEFGLLTTHRAAICAALRPTSTDEHFYLMELGAGDGLKTKILLRHLLDTGAKFTYVPVDISTAALDGLAAALQAELPDLAVETVVADYADALTLMASRPGRKAVLFLGSNIGNFLPADRHTFLRRLRQPLTSDDRLLVGFDLQKDPRQIRAAYDDAQGVTAAFNLNLLHRLNRELQADIDVANWQHYTDYDPLTGAVRSFLVSTKAQTVHFAALQESVSFAAWEMIHTENSYKFTKPLIETLAAEAGFRMQEFFTDERAFFSDVVLAPQS from the coding sequence ATGACTTCTCTGCTCGCGACGGTTCCGGCTGCCTCCGATTCAGCTGCTCCTGCTGCTGCTACTTCCAGCCTCGCCAACCATGTGCGCGAAGGCTTGCGCAAGCCTTTCAAAACCTTGTCGTCGATGTATTTCTACGATGATGAAGGCAGCCGGCTCTTTCAGGCCATCATGGCATTGCCAGAATATTACCCCACGCGTACCGAGTTTGGGCTGCTCACCACGCACCGCGCGGCCATTTGTGCGGCGCTGCGCCCCACCTCCACCGATGAGCATTTTTACCTGATGGAACTGGGCGCCGGCGACGGCCTTAAAACCAAAATCCTGCTGCGTCATCTGCTGGATACGGGAGCGAAATTCACGTATGTACCCGTGGATATTTCAACGGCCGCGCTCGATGGCCTGGCTGCAGCCCTGCAAGCCGAATTGCCTGACCTGGCCGTAGAAACCGTGGTGGCTGATTATGCCGATGCCCTCACGCTCATGGCCTCGCGGCCGGGCCGGAAGGCAGTACTATTTCTGGGCTCCAACATCGGCAACTTCCTGCCCGCCGACCGCCACACCTTCCTGCGGCGGCTCCGCCAACCCCTGACTTCCGATGACCGCCTGCTCGTTGGCTTCGACTTACAGAAGGACCCACGGCAGATCCGGGCGGCCTACGATGATGCGCAGGGCGTAACAGCCGCCTTCAACCTCAACCTGCTCCACCGCCTCAACCGGGAGCTCCAGGCCGATATCGACGTAGCCAACTGGCAGCACTACACTGACTACGACCCGCTGACGGGCGCCGTACGCTCTTTCCTGGTAAGTACCAAAGCCCAAACCGTGCACTTCGCGGCCCTGCAAGAAAGCGTGTCGTTTGCCGCCTGGGAGATGATTCATACGGAGAACTCCTACAAGTTTACCAAGCCCCTCATCGAAACACTGGCCGCCGAAGCGGGCTTCCGGATGCAGGAGTTTTTTACGGATGAGCGGGCCTTCTTCTCCGATGTAGTGCTGGCACCTCAAAGCTAA
- the egtB gene encoding ergothioneine biosynthesis protein EgtB, with product MSTASPSAAPVAVALPSHLARFQAIRRQSVDLCRPLLPEDTVVQPMIDVSPPKWHLAHTTWFWETFLLREYLPGYEVFHPDYAFLFNSYYNSLGSRVNRADRGTLSRPPLQDVYAYRNHVDAHMEQLLALHDTLPAAFGEVLELGLQHEQQHQELLATDIKYILSTSPLAPAYQPAPARQPQTAAPAVAWLPVPGGVHRVGFEGEGFCFDNELAPHETYVADFELQNRLVTNTEFLEFIEAGGYQDFRYWMGEGWDLVQSQHWTAPLYWVKHETGWHRFTHHGLVPVEMAAPVTHVSFYEADAYAQWRGCRLPTEQEWEIAARHFGATPEGGTFLESGLLDPQPLSPSAPAHQCHQLLGDVWEWTYSAYHAYPGYQRAAGALGEYNGKFMVNQLVLRGGSCATPESHIRVTYRNFFHADKRWQFTGIRLAR from the coding sequence ATGTCCACTGCCTCACCATCTGCTGCCCCCGTTGCTGTTGCGCTTCCTTCGCATCTGGCACGCTTTCAGGCCATCCGTCGCCAATCCGTGGACCTCTGCCGCCCCCTGCTACCCGAGGATACCGTGGTGCAGCCCATGATTGATGTGAGTCCGCCGAAATGGCACCTGGCCCACACCACCTGGTTCTGGGAAACGTTCCTGCTGCGCGAATACCTGCCAGGCTACGAGGTCTTTCATCCCGACTACGCTTTCCTGTTCAACTCCTACTATAACTCCCTGGGCTCGCGCGTAAACCGCGCCGACAGGGGCACGCTCTCTAGGCCACCTCTCCAGGATGTATATGCCTACCGCAACCACGTAGATGCCCACATGGAGCAGCTCCTGGCCCTGCATGACACGCTGCCGGCAGCCTTCGGCGAAGTTCTGGAACTAGGCCTGCAGCACGAGCAGCAGCACCAGGAGCTACTGGCTACCGATATCAAATACATCCTGAGTACAAGCCCGCTGGCTCCGGCCTATCAGCCGGCTCCGGCGCGGCAGCCCCAAACTGCCGCACCTGCCGTAGCGTGGCTGCCTGTGCCGGGCGGCGTGCATCGGGTTGGGTTTGAGGGCGAGGGATTCTGTTTTGATAATGAGCTGGCACCGCACGAAACTTATGTAGCCGATTTTGAGCTGCAGAATCGCCTTGTGACCAACACCGAGTTTCTGGAATTTATAGAGGCCGGCGGCTACCAGGATTTCCGCTACTGGATGGGCGAAGGCTGGGACCTGGTGCAAAGCCAGCACTGGACCGCGCCGCTCTACTGGGTGAAGCACGAAACGGGCTGGCACCGTTTCACGCACCATGGGCTGGTGCCGGTAGAAATGGCAGCCCCGGTTACCCACGTGAGCTTTTATGAGGCCGACGCCTACGCGCAGTGGCGCGGATGCCGCCTGCCCACCGAGCAGGAATGGGAAATTGCCGCCCGCCACTTTGGCGCTACACCCGAGGGCGGCACTTTCCTGGAAAGCGGCCTGCTCGACCCGCAGCCACTTTCTCCATCGGCACCTGCCCACCAGTGCCACCAGCTCCTCGGCGACGTGTGGGAATGGACCTACTCTGCCTACCACGCCTACCCCGGCTACCAGCGCGCCGCCGGAGCACTTGGCGAGTACAATGGCAAGTTTATGGTCAACCAGCTGGTGCTGCGCGGCGGATCCTGCGCCACTCCGGAAAGCCACATCCGAGTTACTTACCGCAACTTCTTTCACGCCGATAAGCGCTGGCAGTTTACGGGTATCCGGCTGGCTCGCTAA
- a CDS encoding o-succinylbenzoate synthase yields the protein MLQLSTSRRALQFNFPARTSRGALTEHVAHYLQLYDSARPHVVGLGEAAPLAGLSPDHRPDFEATLEGFCREFNRRQLRGLLPEEAAALVGPEWPALRFALETATLDLQHGGRHCLYDNAFSRGEAGIPINGLVWIGDAPFMRQQIEKKLAEGYNCLKLKIGSLDFETELTLLREIRAVAGPEQLTLRVDANGAFRPTDALQKLEQLAAFNLHSIEQPIAAGHWKAMAEVCRQSAVPVALDEELIGVTDTEQRTALLEQTQPAYIILKPTLLGGLGASQEWITAAEAHDIQWWLTSALESNIGLNAVSQFAGSYAQPGFPQGLGTGQLYHNNVAAPLRIEAGALHYAPQGTWEPLVPEEA from the coding sequence ATGCTTCAGCTGAGTACTTCCCGCCGCGCCCTGCAGTTCAACTTCCCGGCCCGCACCTCGCGCGGAGCCCTCACGGAGCACGTGGCCCACTATCTGCAACTTTATGATAGTGCCCGTCCGCACGTAGTAGGCCTGGGCGAAGCGGCTCCGCTGGCAGGCCTTAGCCCCGATCATCGCCCCGACTTCGAAGCAACCTTAGAAGGATTCTGCCGGGAGTTTAACCGGCGCCAACTGCGGGGGCTGTTGCCCGAGGAAGCCGCGGCACTTGTCGGGCCGGAGTGGCCTGCTTTGCGCTTTGCCCTGGAAACGGCCACGCTGGATTTGCAACACGGCGGCCGCCACTGCCTCTACGACAACGCCTTCAGCCGCGGCGAGGCCGGTATTCCTATCAATGGCTTGGTCTGGATAGGCGATGCCCCATTTATGCGCCAGCAAATAGAGAAGAAGCTGGCCGAAGGCTACAATTGCCTCAAGCTGAAAATAGGTAGCCTGGATTTCGAAACTGAACTGACGCTGCTACGCGAAATACGCGCCGTGGCCGGCCCCGAGCAACTGACGCTTCGGGTAGATGCCAACGGCGCCTTCCGCCCGACTGACGCGCTGCAGAAGCTGGAGCAACTGGCGGCCTTCAACCTGCATTCTATTGAGCAGCCCATTGCGGCCGGCCACTGGAAAGCCATGGCGGAGGTGTGCCGCCAGTCGGCGGTGCCGGTTGCGCTGGATGAAGAACTTATTGGCGTGACGGATACCGAACAACGGACTGCTCTTCTGGAGCAAACGCAACCCGCCTACATCATCCTGAAGCCTACCCTGCTAGGTGGCCTAGGTGCCTCTCAGGAATGGATAACGGCTGCCGAGGCGCACGACATTCAGTGGTGGCTGACTTCGGCGCTGGAGTCCAACATAGGCCTGAATGCGGTTAGCCAGTTCGCGGGCTCGTATGCTCAGCCAGGGTTTCCGCAGGGACTGGGAACCGGGCAGCTTTATCATAACAATGTGGCAGCGCCCCTGCGCATTGAGGCCGGGGCGCTGCACTACGCGCCGCAAGGAACCTGGGAACCGCTCGTTCCGGAAGAGGCCTAG